In Silene latifolia isolate original U9 population chromosome X, ASM4854445v1, whole genome shotgun sequence, the following proteins share a genomic window:
- the LOC141623662 gene encoding uncharacterized protein LOC141623662 isoform X1, giving the protein MVNWGLLMGLEELLVRFIVQLMILWLTEASHHLGCTKIFKEPSNFGWSDYYEDHFMLPQPRIVMITNKTVMLLQFNALDNLDKKPSNYVGHLLGGVACVELAKARRPQPSHLILHFNSFKRPELFVRVIKCKPVRTVGGHNLFSSAEMWKTNQFDMKSFTLKVINTEWGNYNSQYIPFRDYDRAIDLDSPNQHKQVFSYLNGGGAIKSTERAFTSR; this is encoded by the exons ATGGTGAATTGGGGCTTGCTCATGGGCTTGGAAGAGCTTTTGGTGCGATTCATTGTTCAACTA ATGATACTTTGGCTTACAGAAGCAAGTCATCATCTAGGATGCACTAAAATTTTCAAGGAACCCTCCAACTTTGGTTGGTCTGACTATTATGAAGATCATTTCATGTTGCCTCAACCAAGAATTGTCATGATCACCAATAAAACGGTTATGCTGCTTCAG TTCAATGCGCTAGATAATTTGGACAAAAAGCCAAGCAATTATGTGGGACATCTCCTAGGAGGAGTTGCTTGCGTTGAGTTGGCAAAAGCTAGAAGACCTCAACCTTCACATTTGATTCTTCATTTTAATAGTTTCAAAAGACCCGAGCTTTTCGTTCGGGTTATTAAGTGCAAGCCAGTTAGAACCGTAGGCGGTCATAATCTGTTCAGCAGTGCGGAGATGTGGAAAACCAACCAATTTGATATGAAAAGCTTTACTTTAAAG GTTATCAACACAGAATGGGGCAATTATAACTCGCAATATATTCCCTTCAGGGATTATGACCGTGCGATAGACCTTGATAGTCCAAACCAGCACAAACAG GTTTTTAGCTACCTCAATGGTGGTGGTGCAATCAAATCAACTGAGCGGGCTTTTACTTCAAGATAA
- the LOC141623662 gene encoding uncharacterized protein LOC141623662 isoform X3 — protein MMILWLTEASHHLGCTKIFKEPSNFGWSDYYEDHFMLPQPRIVMITNKTVMLLQFNALDNLDKKPSNYVGHLLGGVACVELAKARRPQPSHLILHFNSFKRPELFVRVIKCKPVRTVGGHNLFSSAEMWKTNQFDMKSFTLKVINTEWGNYNSQYIPFRDYDRAIDLDSPNQHKQVFSYLNGGGAIKSTERAFTSR, from the exons ATG ATGATACTTTGGCTTACAGAAGCAAGTCATCATCTAGGATGCACTAAAATTTTCAAGGAACCCTCCAACTTTGGTTGGTCTGACTATTATGAAGATCATTTCATGTTGCCTCAACCAAGAATTGTCATGATCACCAATAAAACGGTTATGCTGCTTCAG TTCAATGCGCTAGATAATTTGGACAAAAAGCCAAGCAATTATGTGGGACATCTCCTAGGAGGAGTTGCTTGCGTTGAGTTGGCAAAAGCTAGAAGACCTCAACCTTCACATTTGATTCTTCATTTTAATAGTTTCAAAAGACCCGAGCTTTTCGTTCGGGTTATTAAGTGCAAGCCAGTTAGAACCGTAGGCGGTCATAATCTGTTCAGCAGTGCGGAGATGTGGAAAACCAACCAATTTGATATGAAAAGCTTTACTTTAAAG GTTATCAACACAGAATGGGGCAATTATAACTCGCAATATATTCCCTTCAGGGATTATGACCGTGCGATAGACCTTGATAGTCCAAACCAGCACAAACAG GTTTTTAGCTACCTCAATGGTGGTGGTGCAATCAAATCAACTGAGCGGGCTTTTACTTCAAGATAA
- the LOC141623662 gene encoding uncharacterized protein LOC141623662 isoform X4 has product MILWLTEASHHLGCTKIFKEPSNFGWSDYYEDHFMLPQPRIVMITNKTVMLLQFNALDNLDKKPSNYVGHLLGGVACVELAKARRPQPSHLILHFNSFKRPELFVRVIKCKPVRTVGGHNLFSSAEMWKTNQFDMKSFTLKVINTEWGNYNSQYIPFRDYDRAIDLDSPNQHKQVFSYLNGGGAIKSTERAFTSR; this is encoded by the exons ATGATACTTTGGCTTACAGAAGCAAGTCATCATCTAGGATGCACTAAAATTTTCAAGGAACCCTCCAACTTTGGTTGGTCTGACTATTATGAAGATCATTTCATGTTGCCTCAACCAAGAATTGTCATGATCACCAATAAAACGGTTATGCTGCTTCAG TTCAATGCGCTAGATAATTTGGACAAAAAGCCAAGCAATTATGTGGGACATCTCCTAGGAGGAGTTGCTTGCGTTGAGTTGGCAAAAGCTAGAAGACCTCAACCTTCACATTTGATTCTTCATTTTAATAGTTTCAAAAGACCCGAGCTTTTCGTTCGGGTTATTAAGTGCAAGCCAGTTAGAACCGTAGGCGGTCATAATCTGTTCAGCAGTGCGGAGATGTGGAAAACCAACCAATTTGATATGAAAAGCTTTACTTTAAAG GTTATCAACACAGAATGGGGCAATTATAACTCGCAATATATTCCCTTCAGGGATTATGACCGTGCGATAGACCTTGATAGTCCAAACCAGCACAAACAG GTTTTTAGCTACCTCAATGGTGGTGGTGCAATCAAATCAACTGAGCGGGCTTTTACTTCAAGATAA
- the LOC141623662 gene encoding uncharacterized protein LOC141623662 isoform X2 has product MVNWGLLMGLEELLMILWLTEASHHLGCTKIFKEPSNFGWSDYYEDHFMLPQPRIVMITNKTVMLLQFNALDNLDKKPSNYVGHLLGGVACVELAKARRPQPSHLILHFNSFKRPELFVRVIKCKPVRTVGGHNLFSSAEMWKTNQFDMKSFTLKVINTEWGNYNSQYIPFRDYDRAIDLDSPNQHKQVFSYLNGGGAIKSTERAFTSR; this is encoded by the exons ATGGTGAATTGGGGCTTGCTCATGGGCTTGGAAGAGCTTTTG ATGATACTTTGGCTTACAGAAGCAAGTCATCATCTAGGATGCACTAAAATTTTCAAGGAACCCTCCAACTTTGGTTGGTCTGACTATTATGAAGATCATTTCATGTTGCCTCAACCAAGAATTGTCATGATCACCAATAAAACGGTTATGCTGCTTCAG TTCAATGCGCTAGATAATTTGGACAAAAAGCCAAGCAATTATGTGGGACATCTCCTAGGAGGAGTTGCTTGCGTTGAGTTGGCAAAAGCTAGAAGACCTCAACCTTCACATTTGATTCTTCATTTTAATAGTTTCAAAAGACCCGAGCTTTTCGTTCGGGTTATTAAGTGCAAGCCAGTTAGAACCGTAGGCGGTCATAATCTGTTCAGCAGTGCGGAGATGTGGAAAACCAACCAATTTGATATGAAAAGCTTTACTTTAAAG GTTATCAACACAGAATGGGGCAATTATAACTCGCAATATATTCCCTTCAGGGATTATGACCGTGCGATAGACCTTGATAGTCCAAACCAGCACAAACAG GTTTTTAGCTACCTCAATGGTGGTGGTGCAATCAAATCAACTGAGCGGGCTTTTACTTCAAGATAA